One part of the Aspergillus luchuensis IFO 4308 DNA, chromosome 5, nearly complete sequence genome encodes these proteins:
- a CDS encoding Zn(II)2Cys6 transcription factor (COG:K;~EggNog:ENOG410PVKB;~InterPro:IPR036864,IPR021858,IPR001138;~PFAM:PF00172,PF11951;~go_function: GO:0000981 - DNA-binding transcription factor activity, RNA polymerase II-specific [Evidence IEA];~go_function: GO:0008270 - zinc ion binding [Evidence IEA];~go_process: GO:0006355 - regulation of transcription, DNA-templated [Evidence IEA]), translating into MEEPCYTCRRRRIRCDQSQSPCVKCATSGYQCFASRPLRWVEGLAIRGKLRGVSLATKSASPAKKAKPRKESDSSDDSLASASESALSVVRSPESQVTPLKPSISIPPTIGDFAISNLDAVSRYYLDYYNESICGLFIVYDSDRNPLRALMSLALLDHTLLKSVLALAARHRVNRHCSFRDLTVNASSDQMIANSDALRFKYQAIQGIAQALGDAKSRNKDETVASIFLLVFLDLLESGSDRWNVHLEGAKRLLEPSTPDSQAVSRHDSGQTIEDLRNFLASQIYSIETLGGTFVRPKLLSQYDLLGGPQFQETVEQSFLGCPEYLLDAIRYLSARRDTIASSECHDDSTWSYFIEDTTSMIDFIQQFDCSVWASSLPYLGTTPPRDTRSLCTLAQSYKIGALIYGKRVLGALTKECLPLEDLLQELLATIERLQNDESLYKCILWPIIIAGLECQRQEQRDSVRTYMESFWEQTKCVNVINASKIIEDRWQRCDGTEPSHWIFSIGHLGRDWLLI; encoded by the exons ATGGAGGAGCCGTGCTACACATGTCGACGCCGGCGCATTCGCTGCGACCAGTCTCAATCCCCTTGCGTGAAGTGCGCGACAAGTGGCTATCAATGCTTTGCTTCTAGACCTTTAAGATGGGTTGAAGGCCTAGCGATACGGGGGAAGCTGCGGGGCGTATCACTGGCAACTAAATCAGCTAGTCCAGctaaaaaagcaaaaccccGAAAAGAGTCTGACTCGAGTGATGACAGTCTTGCATCGGCGAGTGAGTCTGCTCTTTCCGTTGTGCGGTCTCCCGAAAGTCAGG TCACCCCATTGAAACCTTCAATCAGCATACCACCGACTATAGGCGATTTTGCCATATCTAACCTGGACGCAGTTTCCAGATACTACTTGGATTATT ATAATGAAAGCATATGTGGGCTTTTCATCGTTTACGACAGTGATCGGAATCCTCTTAGGGCCCTAATGTCACTCGCGCTGCTTGACCACACTCTCCTCAAGTCCGTACTGGCTCTTGCAGCGCGACACCGGGTAAATCGACATTGCTCGTTCCGTGATCTCACCGTCAATGCATCATCCGATCAAATGATTGCAAACTCTGATGCGCTTCGTTTCAAATATCAAGCCATACAAGGGATTGCACAGGCCCTTGGTGATGCGAAATCACGGAACAAGGATGAGACAGTGGCAAGCATATTCCTCCTAGTATTTCTCGATCTTCTGGAGTCTGGAAGTGATCGATGGAATGTCCACCTAGAAGGTGCCAAAAGATTGTTGGAACCCAGTACACCTGATTCGCAGGCTGTTTCCAGACACGATTCCGGACAAACTATAGAGGATCTGCGTAATTTTCTTGCTAGTCAGATTTACTC CATCGAAACCTTGGGTGGAACCTTTGTACGCCCAAAGTTATTGTCACAGTATGATTTGCTTGGGGGCCCACAATTCCAAGAGACCGTCGAGCAGTCATTCCTTGGATGCCCAGAATACCTGCTGGACGCTATACGGTATCTCTCTGCGCGAAGAGACACAATTGCCAGCTCCGAATGCCATGATGACTCCACCTGGAGCTACTTCATTGAAGATACTACATCGATGATAGACTTCATCCAGCAATTCGACTGTTCTGTATGGGCTTCGTCGCTACCATATCTGGGCACCACCCCTCCAAGAGATACAAGATCTCTTTGCACATTGGCGCAATCATACAAGATAGGAGCTCTAATATATGGAAAACGCGTCCTTGGCGCTCTCACTAAGGAGTGTTTACCACTGGAGGACCTGCTCCAGGAGTTGCTTGCCACGATTGAAAGGTTGCAGAACGACGAGTCCTTGTACAAATGCATCCTCTGGCCCATAATAATCGCTGGTCTTGAATGCCAACGACAGGAGCAAAGAGATTCTGTGCGGACTTATATGGAAAGCTTTTGGGAGCAGACCAAGTGCGTGAATGTGATAAATGCTTCCAAGATTATAGAAGACCGCTGGCAGCGATGCGACGGTACAGAACCTTCACACTGGATATTTTCAATTGGCCACTTGGGCCGTGACTGGCTTTTGATTTGA
- a CDS encoding O-methyltransferase (COG:Q;~EggNog:ENOG410PNPY;~InterPro:IPR002935,IPR029063;~PFAM:PF13578,PF01596;~go_function: GO:0008171 - O-methyltransferase activity [Evidence IEA]): MRDKQDVNEYIVLLDEKPVSLCKSESHDTLEVSLLKYIYSHPSLPQIRGNPSALLAFIDEFAAKQAFFISLGPDKAKKLSTLFADEKPKVVVELGTYVGYSAIMFADAMRQAAGGSSTGLRLWSLEADPLIASIAMNFIELAGLSDIAKVVVGPADESLKRLNAEGKLPSVDLMFIDHIKDLYVPDLELSERLGFLHPGSLILADNVVHPGAPAYREFVRGSSKYESWGMKCLLFPEDIVDEIEISRVK; encoded by the exons ATGCGCGATAAGCAAGATGTGAACGAGTATATAGTTCTGC TTGACGAGAAACCAGTCTCTCTCTGCAAGTCCGAGTCTCACGATACTCTGGAGGTTTCCTTGCTAAAGTACATCTACTCTCACCCCTCCTTGCCCCAAATCCGCGGCAATCCGTCCGCCCTACTCGCTTTCATCGACGAGTTCGCTGCAAAGCAAGCCTTCTTTATCAGCCTTGGCCCAGACAAAGCCAAGAAGCTTTCGACGCTCTTCGCAGATGAAAAGCCAAAGGTTGTCGTTGAGCTCGGCACCTATGTCGGCTACTCCGCAATCATGTTCGCAGACGCCATGCGGCAAGCCGCTGGTGGATCCTCGACAGGCCTCCGCTTGTGGAGTCTGGAAGCTGATCCCCTCATTGCATCTATCGCCATGAACTTTATCGAATTGGCGGGTCTCAGCGATATTGCCAAAGTGGTTGTCGGGCCGGCGGACGAGTCGCTCAAGCGCCTAAATGCGGAAGGGAAGCTACCTAGTGTTGATCTCATGTTCATTGATCATATCAAGGATCTTTATGTACCTGATCTGGAGCTGTCGGAACGGCTTGGCTTCCTTCACCCTGGCTCCTTGATACTCGCGGATAATGTGGTGCATCCTGGTGCGCCGGCTTACCGGGAGTTTGTCCGTGGGAGCTCGAAGTATGAGAGCTGGGGAATGAAATGTCTTCTTTTCCCAGAAGATATAGTT GACGAGATTGAAATCAGCAGAGTGAAATAA
- a CDS encoding putative transsulfuration enzyme family protein (COG:E;~EggNog:ENOG410PFYU;~InterPro:IPR000277,IPR015424,IPR015421,IPR015422;~PFAM:PF01053;~go_function: GO:0003824 - catalytic activity [Evidence IEA];~go_function: GO:0030170 - pyridoxal phosphate binding [Evidence IEA];~go_process: GO:0019346 - transsulfuration [Evidence IEA]) yields MTPSNLHHPSTRALHADDHLNRVTDVAPPIHLSTTFRFPDNPEDLIPSVDPVEEFDGKNYIYSREFAPNATRFEAVVSSLLNGRVVSYSTGLAALQAALVLLNPRRISVGEGYHGSHEVISVISRLSGLQKLPLDCPADELDKGDVILLETPVNPLGTSFSIEEFAKKAHSRGAYLVVDSTFGPPGLQDPFRWGADLVLHSGSKYLGGHSDLLCGVLATQRRDWEKQLLEDRVALGNVIGNLEAWLGLRSLRTLEVRVQRASQGCGSLVAWLNQALTAPSTAAGSEEQIVQSVVKKIYHTSLQEEPWIKEQMPNGFGPVFSIVLQSEKFAQRLPSKLAFFQHATSLGGVESLIEWRALSDSRVDRKLLRLSIGLENWVDLKNDLLEGFKAVLQE; encoded by the exons ATGACTCCCTCTAACCTTCACCATCCCTCGACCCGAGCACTGCATGCAGACGATCACCTTAACCGGGTGACAGACGTCGCACCTCCAATCCATCTGTCTACGACTTTCAGATTTCCCGATAACCCAGAAGATTTGATCCCGTCCGTTGACCCCGTG GAAGAATTCGACGGCAAAAACTACATTTACTCCAGAGAGTTCGCCCCCAACGCAACTCGATTCGAAGCTGTCGTTTCGTCACTTCTCAACGGCCGGGTTGTTAGCTACTCGACCGGTCTCGCTGCCCTCCAGGCCGCCCTCGTCCTCTTGAACCCCCGTCGCATCTCGGTCGGTGAAGGCTATCACGGCAGTCATGAGGTCATCTCTGTTATCTCCAGATTGTCCGGGCTGCAGAAGCTGCCACTCGATTGCCCGGCTGATGAGCTTGACAAAGGCGATGTCATCCTCCTGGAAACCCCCGTCAATCCGCTAGGAACTTCTTTCAGTATTGAAGAGTTCGCTAAGAAGGCCCATTCCAGAGGTGCTTATTTGGTGGTTGATAGCACCTTTGGGCCTCCGGGTCTTCAGGACCCCTTCCGGTGGGGCGCTGATCTCGTTCTGCATTCGGGATCTAAGTATCTTGGCGGCCATAGTGACCTTCTCTGTGGTGTACTCGCTACTCAGCGCAGAGACTGGGAGAAGCAGCTACTGGAAGATAGAGTCGCATTGGGCAATGTCATTGGCAATCTGGAGGCATGGCTTGGGCTCCGCAGTCTACGCACCCTCGAGGTTCGCGTCCAACGAGCGAGTCAGGGCTGCGGGAGTCTAGTTGCCTGGCTTAATCAGGCTTTGACTGCCCcttctactgctgctggaagTGAAGAACAGATAGTCCAGTCTGTCGTAAAGAAAATATACCATACCAGCCTGCAGGAGGAGCCCTGGATCAAAGAGCAGATGCCTAATGGATTCGGCCCTGTCTTCTCAATTGTCCTCCAGAGTGAAAAATTTGCGCAACGACTACCTAGCAAGTTGGCTTTCTTTCAGCACGCCACGAGTCTGGGCGGTGTTGAGTCCTTGATCGAATGGCGTGCGTTATCGGATTCCCGGGTGGACAGGAAGTTGCTGCGGCTGAGTATCGGGTTGGAGAATTGGGTAGATTTGAAGAATGATTTGCTGGAGGGGTTCAAGGCTGTTTTGCAGGAGTGA
- a CDS encoding FMN-binding negative transcriptional regulator (COG:K;~EggNog:ENOG410PM5K;~InterPro:IPR012349,IPR007396;~PFAM:PF04299), which yields MYLRAIHAESHIPALHQLIRQNPLGILTTAIKSPLYPLLQSSHIPFILDVPQTEDSSDERIPNGTLRGHMAKQNPQAKALMEALAAQQQQSGNNPGSLELEDEVLVLFTSEHHHYVTPKFYTETKPATGKVVPTWNYAAAQAYGKIRVYCDSKSEETGAFLQKAVEDLTSQSEGSIMGYTGTEGRPGPWKVSDAPVPYVEILKKNIIGIEIRIERLQGKFKMSQEMGKGDREGVVSGFEALETDVGKGVAQMVRERGEMKDAQK from the coding sequence ATGTATCTCCGCGCCATCCACGCCGAATCGCACATCCCAGCTCTCCACCAACTCATCCGCCAAAACCCCCTCGGTATCCTCACAACAGCAATCAAATCCCCTCTCTACCCCCTCCTGCAATCAAGCCACATTCCCTTCATTCTGGACGTCCCCCAAACAGAAGACTCATCGGACGAAAGAATCCCCAATGGCACCCTCCGCGGCCACATGGCCAAGCAAAACCCCCAAGCCAAGGCCCTGATGGAAGCACTAGCagcgcagcaacaacaatcagGCAACAATCCCGGCTCTCTCGAACTAGAAGACGAAGTGctcgtcctcttcacctccgaACACCACCACTACGTCACACCCAAGTTCTACACGGAGACGAAACCCGCCACAGGGAAGGTCGTCCCAACGTGGAACTATGCCGCTGCGCAAGCGTACGGCAAGATCCGGGTTTACTGTGATTCGAAGTCCGAGGAGACGGGGGCGTTTCTACAGAAAGCCGTGGAGGATTTGACGAGTCAGAGTGAGGGGTCTATTATGGGGTATACGGGGACCGAGGGGCGTCCGGGGCCGTGGAAAGTGTCGGATGCGCCGGTGCCGTATGTGGAGAttctgaagaagaatattattGGTATCGAGATTAGGATTGAGCGGTTGCAGGGGAAGTTTAAGATGAGTCaggagatggggaagggggatcGTGAGGGGGTTGTCAGTGGATTTGAGGCGTTGGAGACGGATGTTGGGAAGGGGGTTGCGCAgatggtgagggagaggggggagatgaaggatgcgCAGAAGTAG